In Zingiber officinale cultivar Zhangliang chromosome 8B, Zo_v1.1, whole genome shotgun sequence, a single genomic region encodes these proteins:
- the LOC122015827 gene encoding transketolase, chloroplastic-like, which yields MAASSSVNAARALAGFAVSSHGLPSGAAHADRLALPAGGFALSSLSSRSFSSSHRFLRQAYPASRRAAASAPIRAAAVETLEATVTEAFVEKSINTIRFLSIDAVEKANSGHPGLPMGCAPMGHILYDEVMRYNPKNPYWFNRDRFVLSAGHGCMLQYSLLHLAGYDSVQTEDLKQFRQWGSRTPGHPENFETTGIEVTTGPLGQGIANAVGLALAERHLAARFNKPDNEIVDHYTYVILGDGCQMEGISNEACSLAGHLGLGKLIAFYDDNHISIDGDTEIAFTEDVSARFEALGWHTIWVKNGNTGYDEIRAAIKEAKAVTDKPTLIKVTTTIGYGSPNKANTYSVHGSALGPKEVDATRQNLGWPYEPFHVPEDVKKHWSRHVPEGAALEAEWNTKFVEYEKKYQDDAAELKSIISGELPAGWEKALPTYTTESPADATRNLSQQNLNALAKVLPGLLGGSADLASSNMTLLKMFGDFQKGTPEERNVRFGVREHGMGAISNGIALHSPGLLPYCATFFVFTDYMRAAIRISALCEAGVIYVMTHDSIGLGEDGPTHQPIEHLISFRAMPNILMLRPADGNETAGAYKVAVLNRKRPSILALSRQKLSQLAGTSIEGVEKGGYIISDNSSGDKPDLILIGTGSELEIAAKAAEELRKEGKTVRVVSLVSWELFEEQTDEYKESVFPAAVTSRVSIEAGATLGWQKYVGSKGKAIGIDRFGASAPAGKIYKEFGLTAENVIAAAKSL from the exons ATGGCCGCTTCGTCCTCTGTAAACGCCGCCCGCGCTCTCGCCGGATTCGCCGTCTCCAGCCACGGCCTCCCCTCCGGCGCGGCCCATGCCGACCGCCTCGCCCTCCCCGCCGGAGGCTTCGCCCTCAGCTCCCTCTCCAGccgctccttttcttcctcccatCGATTTCTCCGCCAGGCGTATCCCGCATCTCGCCGAGCGGCGGCATCGGCGCCGATCAGGGCCGCCGCGGTCGAGACACTCGAGGCGACGGTCACCGAGGCTTTCGTCGAGAAGTCAATCAACACCATACGGTTCCTCTCCATCGACGCCGTCGAGAAGGCGAACTCCGGGCACCCTGGCCTCCCCATGGGGTGCGCGCCCATGGGTCATATCTTATACGACGAGGTCATGAGGTACAACCCCAAGAATCCCTACTGGTTCAACCGTGATCGCTTTGTGCTCTCCGCCGGCCATGGATGCATGCTCCAATACTCCTTGCTCCACCTCGCTGGCTACGACAGTGTCCAG ACCGAAGATCTCAAACAATTCCGGCAATGGGGAAGCAGAACTCCTGGCCATCCTGAGAATTTTGAAACAACCGGCATTGAAGTCACTACTG GGCCACTAGGTCAGGGTATTGCGAATGCCGTTGGCTTGGCACTTGCTGAGAGACATCTAGCTGCCCGTTTTAACAAGCCTGACAATGAGATCGTTGATCATTACAC ATATGTTATACTCGGAGATGGTTGTCAGATGGAGGGCATTTCAAATGAAGCATGCTCACTTGCTGGCCATTTGGGTTTAGGAAAACTCATTGCATTCTACGACGATAATCACATTTCCATTGATGGGGACACAGAGATTGCCTTTACGGAAGATGTTAGTGCTCGTTTTGAGGCTCTTGGATGGCATACCATCTGGGTGAAGAATGGTAACACTGGCTATGATGAGATTCGTGCTGCCATTAAGGAAGCAAAGGCAGTTACAGACAAGCCCACACTCATCAAG GTCACCACTACCATCGGATATGGATCACCAAACAAGGCTAACACATACAGCGTGCATGGAAGTGCATTAGGCCCGAAAGAAGTCGACGCAACTAGACAGAATCTTGGATGGCCATATGAACCTTTCCATGTACCTGAAGATGTCAAGAA GCATTGGAGCCGCCATGTCCCTGAAGGTGCCGCTCTTGAAGCTGAGTGGAATACAAAGTTTGTAGAGTATGAGAAGAAGTACCAAGACGATGCGGCGGAGCTTAAATCTATTATATCAGGAGAACTACCTGCCGGTTGGGAGAAAGCTCTTCCG ACATATACCACTGAAAGTCCAGCAGATGCCACCAGAAACTTATCTCAACAGAACTTAAATGCACTAGCAAAAGTGCTACCTGGTCTTCTTGGCGGTAGTGCTGATCTTGCATCTTCGAACATGACATTGCTTAAGATGTTTGGTGACTTCCAAAAGGGAACACCAGAGGAGCGCAATGTTCGGTTTGGTGTTAGGGAACATGGGATGGGGGCTATCAGCAATGGTATTGCCTTGCACAGCCCTGGCCTTCTTCCATATTGTGCCACCTTTTTCGTTTTCACCGACTACATGAGAGCTGCCATCAGGATCTCAGCTTTGTGCGAGGCAGGAGTCATCTATGTGATGACACATGATTCCATTGGTCTCGGTGAGGATGGTCCAACCCATCAGCCAATTGAGCATCTGATAAGCTTCCGAGCAATGCCCAACATTCTCATGCTCAGACCTGCTGATGGAAATGAAACTGCTGGGGCCTATAAGGTTGCGGTGCTCAACCGAAAAAGGCCATCAATACTTGCTCTCTCGCGACAGAAGCTTTCTCAATTGGCAGGGACATCAATTGAAGGGGTCGAGAAGGGTGGATATATCATTTCAGATAATTCCTCTGGTGATAAACCAGATCTGATTTTGATTGGCACTGGTTCTGAACTGGAAATTGCAGCAAAGGCTGCCGAGGAACTGCGAAAGGAGGGCAAAACAGTGCGTGTGGTGTCTCTTGTTTCCTGGGAGCTGTTCGAAGAGCAGACAGATGAATACAAGGAAAGTGTTTTCCCTGCTGCCGTCACCTCCAGGGTTAGCATTGAAGCAGGCGCAACGCTTGGATGGCAGAAGTATGTTGGGAGCAAAGGCAAGGCAATTGGGATCGACCGGTTCGGGGCAAGCGCTCCCGCTGGGAAAATTTACAAGGAGTTTGGCCTCACAGCAGAGAATGTCATTGCTGCAGCCAAATCTCTATAA